The Acidobacteriota bacterium genome segment CCGAAGAAAGAGGCATCCCTGTGGCGTCGGCCAGGGATGTTACCCTACGGGTTCGCCGCACGGTCAACCCGTAGGCAACTGTAACGATCAGGAGCAGTCCCGTGACGGTTGCCGGCAGAGTTTCCGGGGTCCACGACAGCCCCTGCCGACCCAGGCAGAACCAGGTAGCGGCCAGGCAGATACCGGCGAAAAACCATTGACGGCGAAGAGCCTCCGCCATGGAAGCGTCCAGCCCAAAGGCCAGGGCGCCGATCAGCCCCAGTCCGGGAAAAGCCCCGTTCCAAGCCGCCCAAACGATGAGCGCCGCCACAAACACTGAATCGATAACCCGCGCCGGCGGACCGACGCTGCGGTTGACGATGCGCACCAGGAACTGGACCGCAAACAGGAGCAGCAGGCTGGAGGATTCCACGGCCAGAAAGGCGCCGAAGGTCGCCAGCAGGCTGAGGAAAGCAAGCCGTTCCAGGTCCGGAGCCAGCTCCCGTGCGAACGCCCAGCCCGCCACCGCCGCCGCCACCCCAAACAGGGCCGAAAGCGCGATTTCCGGCAACCCGCTTCCCCGTAGCAGGGCCATGGCCCCCGCCACGCCGGCGGCCGCCGGCAGCAGGAGCAGGACACCAAGATTGGTGGGGTACCGGGGATCGAGGGTCCGCGCGATCGAGGTGATGCGATAGAGGATTTTCACGGGTTCCTGCCGGGCCGGGAGCGAGGCGAAGTCAATTCTACCCGCAACTTTTGTCTCAATGGAACCACGCCGCGCGCTTACAATAGCTTCCCATCCTGCGTCCGGCGGTCGAGTCCGACCCCGTCCGGGCGTGAAGTGTCGGCAGGGATCGGTAGTCTGAGTCACCCTGCATGATCCGTCCCGTCGTATGGGACGGGGCCCGGCTAACCGGAATCGTTCAAGGTCGCCCCATGTACGCCTTCCTGGACTTCTTCTTCATGGTCTTCCACACCGTTCAGATCGTGTTCAACCTGACCGGATGGATCTGGAAGCGAACTCGCCGCTTCCACCTGGGGTTGATGACCCTCACCCTCTTTTCCTGGTTCGGACTGGGATGGTTTTACGGCTTCGGTTACTGCCCCAGCACCGACTGGCACTGGCAAATCAAGGAAGCCATGGGCGAAACCGGCCTCCCGAACTCATTCATCAAGTACTACATGGACCTGCTGACGGGAAAGGACTGGGATCCGGACCTGCTGGATGCCTCGGTGGTATTCTTCGGAGTGGCGGCCCTGGGGATCTCGGCCTGGGTCAATTGGCGGGATTGGAGGAGCCGGGCCCGGCACTCCAGTCCTGGCCGGCACCCCGCCGAGGGCTAGACCGTCAGGCAGCGGTCTCGGGCAGCCACCTCCCACCGCTCCAGTATGCGTCCCCGGCTGACCACCACCACTTCCTTGTTCAAGGCGGTGGTGGGACAGATATGCCAGGGAATGGCCGCCAACTCGTCTCCCGGGCGCAACCTTCCGGCCTTGGAGGTCTCAATCACCAGGTGCTCTTCGTTCTGCAGGACCAGCTCTGCGTCGGGCAATTGGGGGAAAACCGCCCGCGTTTCCATGGGTTGGTCGGAGGCCACGGCCTTGTAGCCCAGGTCCAGCGTGACCCGGTTCTCTCCCGGCAGGCTGATGACGCGGGTCAGAACGACCGCTGCCGGCACGAAAGGAAGATCGGGAAAACCGGTTCCGTATCCGGCGTCGTGGAAAATACAGGCGCCCGGGCTGAGCTCGATGGCCGGATCCTCCATCCCGGCATAGACGGGAAAGGTCACCGACCCTCCGCAGACCAGGCGCGGCACCTCCCAGCCGGCAGCCGTCAACTCCCGGCGAAAGCCGTCCACCTCCCGGAATTGCTCAGTCACCGCGACCGTCCGTTCCGCCAACGACGGATGGCGCACGTGGCCGTCGTAAACGTGGAATCCCCCCGCCCGCAGCCCCGGGCTTGCAGCGATCTTCCCGTAGAGCCGGCGGGCACGGTTGCCGGCCGGAAGACCGGTGCGCTGCTGGCCGGTATCCAGGTCCAGCAGAACCTCCACCTGCTGTCCGGCCTCGGCCATGGCCCCGGACAGGGCTTCCACCGGTTCGGGGTGGTCGGCGATCACCATGAACCGGACCTCCGGAAAGGCTTGCACGAAGCGCACGGCCCGCTCGATGTTGCGCCCCACCAGGTGGTAAGCCAGCATAACGTCCCGCGCGCCGGCCCGAGCTACCATTTCGCACTCGGCAAAGGTGGCCGCCTTGAATTTGTCGATTCCCTGCTGCAACTGCAGTTGCACGACCTCCCGGGTCTTGTGGGTCTTCACGTGGGGCCGCAGGCGGGCCGGGTCGCCGGCCATCGCCACCATCCGGTCCAGGTTTTCCCGCACCAGTTCCAGAAAGACCACCAGCGCCGGCGTGGCAAGTTGCCGGCTGTCCTCAATGCGGTATCGATCGGGCATGCGTCCTCTTAACCCGCGGATTCGGCGGCGCGGGCGCGGTCGACCTCGCCGGTCTTCACCAGGAATAACAGAAAGACCGGGGCGACGGTGAGGATCCCCGCCAACCCCAAGGCCCACTGGTAGGAAACCAGCTGGTCGGCCGCGCCTCCCTGCAGCCAAAGCAACCATTCTCGCAGCGGGCCGGCCAGCCAGTTCCCGATGACGTGGGAAACGTTGGACAGCGTCATATAGGTAGTGAACACCGTTCCCGCGGCCACGGTCCAGGAGATCCTCATGGCCATGGATAGGAATCCGACCGAACCGATGGCCGCCAGGGTCTCGTAGGAAAGCAAATAGGACATGGCGAACCAGCCCTCGTTCCACAGGCCGGGGAATGCCGCGAAGATCGCGGCAGCCGCCCCATAGCCGATATAGCCGATCGAAAGGATCAGCCGCCTCCCATAGCGGTCGGCCAGGTATCCGCCCCCCACGGCGCCCAGGATAATGGGAGCGGTTGCATACAGTCCGGAGGCTCTCGAAAACTCCACATCGGTCCAGCGAGGACTCAGGTGCTGGGTGTAAAGCACGTTGGAGAGGACTTCGTTGACTCCCAACCCGATCAGCTTGGCCAGCGTGAACACGATGAAGACCCAGGTGGTCGTCAGCGAAAACGCCCTGAGAACACTACCCAGGGTCGCTAACGGGTTGCGTACGCTCCCAACGGTGGTGGAGCCAGCCCGGCCGGCGCTCCAGGGGAACCGCTTCTCGCCCCGCCGCTCCAGGAAGACGATGGGGACCAGCATGATGGCCAGCAGCAGCAGCACCTGAACGACCGCGCAGGCCTCCAGCCCCCACACGTTGATGATATGGGAAAGACTCCAGGCACCCACCCCTTTGCCGATGAGCTTGGAGGCCCACATCAAACCGTTGGTCCGCCCTTGCTCCCGGGGAGGCAGAATGTCGACTGCCAGAGCGTCGGTGCAGACGTCCTGCAGGGAAGCGAAGCAGTTGTGCACAAAGTACATGTAGAGGATGAACTTCAACTCCTGGGAGGGATCGGCGATGCCGATGAACCCCAGCAGCGTCAGCGCCATCATCAACTCGGAACCGATGATCCAGGGCCGCCTTCTCCCCATGGAGCGGATGGTGAAGCTGTCCATCAAGGGGGCCCAGATCAGCTTGAAGGACCAGGGCACCAGGATGATGGCCTTGAGGTTGCCGATATCGCTATCGGGAATCTGGTAGTTGTAGGAGAGATAGGAGGGCAGCGAAATCAGCATGAATCCCCAGGGAATCCCCTGGGCGAAATAGAGCGCGCAGAGGGTCACCGTTCGCTGCCATCGAGTGTCGACCAATGCCATGGAAAGTACCGACCTCCCAGGTGTTCTCGGATCCCGCCTCCGCGGAGCAGCCCAAACTCTACCAGCCGCCTACCCTTCCCGCAAGGGACAAGCCCGCCACTACTCCTTCACCACGTAGATCGGGCTCGACCAGGCCATGTGCCCGTCCTCCTGAACCACTTTCACCAGGATCGGATTGTCCCCCTGGCGGCAGTCTCCGGCGGGAAGCTTGAATGTGAGCTCACAATCGGCTGGGCCGTCAGCGGCCGGCAGCCTGTAGAGCGAGATGCGCTTGTCCAGGCCGCCCAGGGGCCAGGTTTTGCCCTCCACCCCCAGCCCCTGGAGCCCCACCTCAAAACAGGCCTGGCGAGTGTCCACCCGGACCCGGCCGGCTTCCGCCCGGGCCAACTCCAGGATCAGCCCAGCCACCCCGCCGGTGGTGATGGATTCCCATTCGAGCCGGGTGGGGCCGGCTTGCCGGCAGGGAAGATCGGGATTGTGGAAATTGACGGCGGTCACCGCCTGAATCCGATTACCGGACAGGGTCATTGACCCCTTCCAGTCGACCTGCCGGCCTCTTCCCCGCACCTCGGCTCCCTGCCAGAGCAGCTTGATCCGGTCGGAAAGATCGGCGGCGGTGCAGGTTCGAAAACACTCCACCACCTGCGTTCCGTTACGAACCTCCACCCGCTCGATGGGGGCGGTTCCGCAGACCCGGATGCGAAACTCGGGACCCGAACCGGACGCAAGGTGGAGCAGGCCCCCCATGGGCATTCCATCGTCGGTTTCGACATCCAGATAAATGCGAGCGCCGGTCGTTGCGTAGACCCGCCGGGCCCGGTAGGCCTCCCATACGCTTTGGCGGGTCAGGGCCTCGGCCAGAACGCATGTGAGTCCTCCGTAGCTGCCAAAGTTGCCGGCCCCCGGATAGCTGGCCCCGGGGCGGCCCTTGTGTCCGTCGGAATTGGCCACGATCGCCAGGCGATGCCCCCGGGCAAAGGCGTCCGCCAACATCCATTCGAAAGTCCCCCAGGCCGAATGAACCTCCACCGCCCATTCCAGCCCGGGGTCGTGGCGGCTCAGGTCGGCAAAGCGTCCTCCGACGTGGGGGACCACCATCACCTCCCGCCCGCAATCCCGCAAGCGGGCAAACAGTTCTTCCACGGTCGGGCAGCAGGGCTCCCGGGCCTGGGCCGGGGAGAGCAGGGCGCGGGAGCTGCGAGCCATGGACCCGCCCTCTTCCCGGAAAATCACGTTGCGATCTCCACCGAGAGCGGTATTGCCACTCCATTCCCAACCGGGGAAGGTCACCAGGCGTTCCGGTTCATGGAATTTCCGGGTGGTGTCCTGGATCTTCCTCCAGAAGCCGTCAGTGATCTGAAAGTCGTTGCCCTGGTGGGAGCAGATGTCCAGGAAAGCGTAGTCGCGGGCAAAGCGGAAGTAGTCCCCGATGGAATTGGTTCCGATGGTCTCCTCGCTCTGGCCATGGAGGTCGGCCCAGTATCTCCCGAAGCGTTTCCCTCCACCGACCCGGATGGGATTGGTTCGCCCTGCCAGCCCGGTTCGGGTGTCTTTCACGGAAAGGGTTTTGTTTCCGGGCCCATCAAAGGCGGGAAAGACGGTTTTTCGCGGGCGCCCCACCGGATTGCCCCAGCGATCCTCCAGCTTGCTCCGGACCGGAATCGGCTTGCCGACAGCGGCCAGGGTGGGAGCCACGGCCACCAGGCGCACCGGCTCGCCGGCCACAACACAGAACGTGGGAGAATCCGGCAAGCGGTTGAAGGAATAGGTGGCGAAGCGGTCGACCAGCACCCGCAGCTCGAAGGTTTTTTCAGCGAAGGTCTGAATTCGCCAACCGGGCGAGCCGCGGCTGCAATCGCCCAGCGTCAGTTCGATCCGATCCCCCTGGCGCAGGAACCCCTGCACGACTTTCAGGTGAAGTGTCCTGCCCCAGGGTCTCAGGTTGTCCTTGGGGTCGTAGCGCAACTGGAGGCGGGCGCCGTTGGAAGCCCGGGCGGTGGTGTAGTTGGGGGCGTCCGGCCGATCGAACTGGGGCACGCCGCAATCGGTGGCATAGCGCATGGCCACCTTGATCGAGCCGGTGTCGTCAATGCCGTAGAACCCGGCCGTGTAGGTCAGGCGGCAGGTCCGGTAGCTGCCGGCAACCACCCGGCCGCGCAGACTGCAGCTCACATGCCCGAGAGAATCGGAGCTGGTTATCACCATCTCGTTTCCTCAACCAATAACCGGCACTCGGCACTTTGCCGATACGAGTTCAGCATTCCTCCAGCCCTTCCCTGCAGCTCGTTGGAGGAAAAACAACCGATCGTTTCAATGAAGTGGTGGAGAATTTTTTAACCACAAAAGGCACAAAAGCCACAATTTGTGTTTTTGTGCCTTTTGTGGCCATTCCCGGTAGACGTCCGGTTGCCGAATACTGCAAAAGGCTCAACTCATTAATCAGTTAGTTGGTGTTCATTCGTGTCCATTTGTGGTTCGTCTTTCCCCTTCTTGGGTATCCGCATCGACGATCCACGGACGAACTTATCCTGGCCGAAGCAACTATTCTATAGGACAATAGCAGACTGGGCGTCACGCGGTACGCCACCCCAAAAAGTCTCAAATGATTCCACGAATCTTCTTCCCCCTGTTGCTGGCGGGGCTGATCTCCTGCAGTCCCATGGCCGCCGAAGACCCTTCGCTGGTGCTGGACCGTCCGATGCCTCCACCGGCCTGGGCGCTGATGGAGCGCGAGCTGCTGCGCCTCAACTCCGAAGCCTGCGAGATCTTCGCCGACAAGTATGTGGATGAGCGAGGCCACCTGCTGCACACGCCCCGCTGGGGGACTCTGGACGGACCCGACGACGCCATCGAGACCTTTCACAACTGGACGCTGCTACATGCGCTGGGGGCAACCGATTCCGTTCTGGAGCTGTTCAAGAGGGCGCTGGAGGGACACCTGCACCAGTATGGCCAGATCCGGACCACCCTGACCGACCTGGCCCGGGAGGGCGCCTACCACCGCGAATTCATCACCATGTCGGACTGGTTCCATACCGGGGAGGGGATGCGGGCATTCATGTTCCAGGGACTCTCCGAACCGGGTTCGCCTCGTCTGCGGGAGCGCATGAAACGCTTCGCCGGGCTCTACATGAACGAGGATCCGGAAGCGCCCAACTACGACCCCGAGCACAGGATCATCCGCAGCATCTGGAACGGCAGCAAGGGCCCCATGCTCCGCAGGGCCACCACCTACGATTGGGTGGGAGATCCGGTCCCGGGCCGCTTTCACCTCCTGCACAGCCCTTTCGGCCGCAGCAGGATGCTGGACCTGGAAGAGGTCTACCCCAAGATGCTGGCTCACTGCGACGAATACCTCGACAGCGTGGGAGACCATCCGCTCAACCTGGCGGCCACCAATCTGGCCCTCAACGCCTACATGCTCACTCGGGAGCCGAAATACCGGGAGTGGGTTCTGGAGTACGTGGGTGCCTGGAAGGAGAGAATCGAGGCCAACGGGGGCAACATCCCCACCAATATCGGTTTGGACGGCACCATCGGCGGGGAGTATGGCGGCAAGTGGTACAAGGGAACCTATGGATGGAACTTCACCATCTTCGACGGTGAAATCGAGCGGATCGCCCATCGGAACACCTTTGCGGCGGGCAGTTGGCCGGGCTTCGGCAACGCCTACCTCCTGAGCGGCGATGCCGGTTACATCGACACCCTGCGCCGCCAGATGGACAACATCTACGCTCAAAAGAAGGTCGTCGACGGCCAGCTCATGGTTCCCCAGATGTACGGAGACCCCCGCGGCTACAAGTTCAGCGGCCGGGAAGAGTGGTACCGCTGGACGACCAACCTGTTCATCGATCGCCTGATGGAAATCTACCTGTGGTCGATGGACCGCAGGGACCTGGAGCGCCTGCCTAAAACAGGTTGGATCGGCTACCTGGAGGGAGCCGACCCGGGGTACCCGGAGAAGGCTCTGAGAGAAGACTTCGAGAGCCTCCGCGCCACCATGCAGGGCATCGCAGAAGACCCGACCACGCCCGAGACCCGGTTGGCCGACTGGCTCCTGGATCTCAATCCGGCCAGGACCGGCAACCTGGTCAACCTGATGCTCGGCGGCCACCTGGCCGGCAGGATATGGACCCTGCACACTCGCGTTCGCTACTTCGATCCGGAGCGCCGGCGATCCGGCCTGCCCCGGGACGTGGCGGCCCTGGTCGAAAAGCTGACGGAAGACAGTCTGACCCTCACCCTGGTGAACACCGGCCCCTTGCATCCCCGCGACCTGATCGTCCAGGCCGGGGCCTACGCC includes the following:
- a CDS encoding DUF2784 domain-containing protein: MIRPVVWDGARLTGIVQGRPMYAFLDFFFMVFHTVQIVFNLTGWIWKRTRRFHLGLMTLTLFSWFGLGWFYGFGYCPSTDWHWQIKEAMGETGLPNSFIKYYMDLLTGKDWDPDLLDASVVFFGVAALGISAWVNWRDWRSRARHSSPGRHPAEG
- a CDS encoding MFS transporter — encoded protein: MALVDTRWQRTVTLCALYFAQGIPWGFMLISLPSYLSYNYQIPDSDIGNLKAIILVPWSFKLIWAPLMDSFTIRSMGRRRPWIIGSELMMALTLLGFIGIADPSQELKFILYMYFVHNCFASLQDVCTDALAVDILPPREQGRTNGLMWASKLIGKGVGAWSLSHIINVWGLEACAVVQVLLLLAIMLVPIVFLERRGEKRFPWSAGRAGSTTVGSVRNPLATLGSVLRAFSLTTTWVFIVFTLAKLIGLGVNEVLSNVLYTQHLSPRWTDVEFSRASGLYATAPIILGAVGGGYLADRYGRRLILSIGYIGYGAAAAIFAAFPGLWNEGWFAMSYLLSYETLAAIGSVGFLSMAMRISWTVAAGTVFTTYMTLSNVSHVIGNWLAGPLREWLLWLQGGAADQLVSYQWALGLAGILTVAPVFLLFLVKTGEVDRARAAESAG
- a CDS encoding DUF3604 domain-containing protein, with the translated sequence MVITSSDSLGHVSCSLRGRVVAGSYRTCRLTYTAGFYGIDDTGSIKVAMRYATDCGVPQFDRPDAPNYTTARASNGARLQLRYDPKDNLRPWGRTLHLKVVQGFLRQGDRIELTLGDCSRGSPGWRIQTFAEKTFELRVLVDRFATYSFNRLPDSPTFCVVAGEPVRLVAVAPTLAAVGKPIPVRSKLEDRWGNPVGRPRKTVFPAFDGPGNKTLSVKDTRTGLAGRTNPIRVGGGKRFGRYWADLHGQSEETIGTNSIGDYFRFARDYAFLDICSHQGNDFQITDGFWRKIQDTTRKFHEPERLVTFPGWEWSGNTALGGDRNVIFREEGGSMARSSRALLSPAQAREPCCPTVEELFARLRDCGREVMVVPHVGGRFADLSRHDPGLEWAVEVHSAWGTFEWMLADAFARGHRLAIVANSDGHKGRPGASYPGAGNFGSYGGLTCVLAEALTRQSVWEAYRARRVYATTGARIYLDVETDDGMPMGGLLHLASGSGPEFRIRVCGTAPIERVEVRNGTQVVECFRTCTAADLSDRIKLLWQGAEVRGRGRQVDWKGSMTLSGNRIQAVTAVNFHNPDLPCRQAGPTRLEWESITTGGVAGLILELARAEAGRVRVDTRQACFEVGLQGLGVEGKTWPLGGLDKRISLYRLPAADGPADCELTFKLPAGDCRQGDNPILVKVVQEDGHMAWSSPIYVVKE
- a CDS encoding D-TA family PLP-dependent enzyme gives rise to the protein MPDRYRIEDSRQLATPALVVFLELVRENLDRMVAMAGDPARLRPHVKTHKTREVVQLQLQQGIDKFKAATFAECEMVARAGARDVMLAYHLVGRNIERAVRFVQAFPEVRFMVIADHPEPVEALSGAMAEAGQQVEVLLDLDTGQQRTGLPAGNRARRLYGKIAASPGLRAGGFHVYDGHVRHPSLAERTVAVTEQFREVDGFRRELTAAGWEVPRLVCGGSVTFPVYAGMEDPAIELSPGACIFHDAGYGTGFPDLPFVPAAVVLTRVISLPGENRVTLDLGYKAVASDQPMETRAVFPQLPDAELVLQNEEHLVIETSKAGRLRPGDELAAIPWHICPTTALNKEVVVVSRGRILERWEVAARDRCLTV